In the genome of Halostella limicola, one region contains:
- a CDS encoding PH domain-containing protein, translating into MEKLHSRVRVVWAVGAAVGAAVLAGVIALVDRFLLELGLALPVAAGAVVLVLGIVHALARYRIWRFDIQDDALYLERGVVTRVDTVVPFVRVQHVDTQRGPLERATGLASVVVYTAGSRGADVTIPGLTPERAQRIQTELRELARESERTDAV; encoded by the coding sequence ATGGAGAAGCTTCACTCGCGGGTCCGCGTCGTCTGGGCCGTGGGCGCGGCGGTCGGCGCGGCGGTGCTGGCCGGAGTTATCGCCCTCGTCGACCGGTTCCTCCTCGAACTCGGACTCGCGCTCCCCGTCGCGGCGGGCGCGGTCGTCCTCGTCCTCGGGATCGTCCACGCGCTGGCGCGGTACCGGATCTGGCGGTTCGACATACAGGACGACGCGCTGTACCTGGAACGCGGCGTCGTCACGCGGGTCGACACCGTCGTCCCGTTCGTCCGCGTCCAGCACGTCGACACCCAGCGGGGCCCCCTCGAACGCGCGACGGGGCTGGCGAGCGTCGTCGTCTACACCGCCGGCTCCCGCGGCGCGGACGTGACGATCCCCGGCCTGACCCCCGAGCGCGCACAGCGCATCCAGACCGAACTGCGCGAACTCGCCAGGGAGAGCGAGCGGACCGACGCCGTATGA
- a CDS encoding GNAT family N-acetyltransferase codes for MEVREPDSVDGEVIRDIAGRSLRASYGLSPDTIDATVRQFHDDERLDELIDDEDSVLVVAEDEFEGEEEVVGFAQGELADDGHGEVNWHHVAPEARGQGVGTELFEEIEAALQDRGGESIRANVLSDNMEGAQFFERFGYAEDHTSDVEIDGEDHAVNVFVPEDESESDAGDQRLDPGEIPETVEDEGETKYVKRDHEIPGEKGPFFELYSDEALEDLYAYWCSHSENVVAAGDDQGRLECSECGNVHRADEWDDGYL; via the coding sequence ATGGAAGTTCGCGAACCCGACTCGGTCGACGGCGAGGTCATCAGGGACATCGCGGGACGGTCGCTCCGCGCGTCCTACGGACTCAGTCCGGACACCATCGACGCGACGGTCCGACAGTTCCACGACGACGAGCGCCTCGACGAACTGATCGACGACGAGGACAGCGTGCTCGTCGTCGCCGAGGACGAGTTCGAGGGCGAGGAGGAGGTCGTCGGGTTCGCCCAGGGAGAACTGGCCGACGACGGTCACGGCGAGGTGAACTGGCACCACGTCGCCCCCGAGGCGCGCGGCCAGGGCGTCGGGACGGAACTCTTCGAGGAGATCGAGGCGGCATTACAGGACCGCGGCGGCGAGTCGATCCGCGCGAACGTCCTCTCGGACAACATGGAGGGCGCGCAGTTCTTCGAGCGGTTCGGTTACGCCGAGGACCACACCTCCGACGTGGAGATCGACGGCGAGGACCACGCCGTCAACGTGTTCGTGCCAGAGGACGAGTCAGAGAGCGACGCCGGGGACCAGCGGCTAGACCCGGGCGAGATACCGGAAACGGTGGAGGACGAGGGGGAGACGAAGTACGTGAAACGGGACCACGAGATACCGGGGGAGAAGGGGCCGTTCTTCGAACTGTACTCGGACGAGGCGCTGGAGGACCTCTACGCCTACTGGTGCTCGCACTCCGAGAACGTCGTCGCCGCGGGCGACGACCAGGGCCGACTGGAGTGCTCGGAGTGCGGCAACGTGCACCGCGCAGACGAGTGGGACGACGGATACCTGTAG
- a CDS encoding HVO_2901 family zinc finger protein, with translation MHTCRNCNQSFSTELALDLHRDTCADADLFCRVCGDRFREGAATRDGWHYRCPNEDCEGEGRGEDVLAVEDAKVATH, from the coding sequence ATGCACACCTGTCGCAACTGCAATCAGAGCTTCTCCACCGAACTCGCGCTCGACCTCCACCGGGACACCTGCGCCGACGCTGACCTGTTCTGCCGGGTCTGCGGCGACCGGTTCCGCGAGGGCGCGGCTACGCGAGACGGCTGGCACTATCGATGTCCGAACGAGGACTGCGAGGGCGAGGGCCGCGGCGAGGACGTCCTCGCCGTGGAGGACGCGAAGGTAGCCACTCACTGA
- a CDS encoding class II fumarate hydratase: MSDDYRTERDSLGEMRVPADAYWGAQTQRAVENFPISGLTFGRRFVRALGVVKKAAAKANLDLDLIPEDKGEAIVEAADEVIAGEHDEQFPVDVFQTGSGTSTNMNANEVIANRATEIYGGEVGTREIHPNDHVNFGQSSNDVIPTAMHVAALEAVEKDLLPALDTLREALEAKEEEFDGVVKTGRTHLQDATPVRLGQEFGGYRTQVAKGLARVDNTRERLAELALGGTAVGTGLNTHEDFPGLAAEYITKETGVQFREADDHFEAQAAHDAMSEAHGALRTVAGSLNKIANDLRLLASGPRNGLGEIEQPENQPGSSIMPGKINPVVAEAVNQVHKQVVGNDAAVSAGAAEGQIDLNLYKPVLAYNFLQSAELLANSSEAFANKFVAKLEANEEHCETQVEQSMALATALNPAIGYDKASDVAKTALKEDKTVREVVLEKGYLDEDEVDEVLDPEKMTHRGILGDDE, translated from the coding sequence ATGTCCGACGACTACCGCACCGAGCGGGACAGTCTTGGCGAGATGCGCGTGCCGGCGGACGCGTACTGGGGCGCACAGACCCAGCGCGCGGTCGAGAACTTCCCGATCAGCGGGCTGACGTTCGGACGGCGGTTCGTCCGCGCGCTCGGCGTCGTGAAGAAGGCTGCCGCGAAGGCCAACCTCGACCTCGACCTGATCCCCGAGGACAAGGGCGAGGCCATCGTCGAGGCCGCCGACGAGGTCATCGCGGGCGAGCACGACGAGCAGTTCCCCGTCGACGTGTTCCAGACGGGGTCCGGCACCTCGACCAACATGAACGCCAACGAGGTCATCGCCAACCGCGCCACCGAGATCTACGGCGGCGAGGTCGGCACCCGCGAGATCCACCCGAACGACCACGTCAACTTCGGCCAGTCCAGCAACGACGTGATCCCGACGGCGATGCACGTCGCCGCGCTCGAGGCCGTCGAGAAGGACCTGCTCCCAGCGCTGGACACGCTCCGCGAGGCGCTCGAAGCCAAGGAGGAGGAGTTCGACGGCGTCGTCAAGACGGGCCGCACCCACCTTCAGGACGCGACGCCCGTCCGCCTCGGGCAGGAGTTCGGCGGCTACCGCACGCAGGTCGCGAAGGGTCTCGCGCGCGTGGACAACACCCGGGAGCGCCTCGCGGAACTCGCACTCGGCGGCACCGCCGTCGGCACCGGGCTGAACACCCACGAGGACTTCCCCGGCCTCGCCGCCGAGTACATCACGAAGGAGACGGGCGTCCAGTTCCGTGAGGCCGACGACCACTTCGAGGCCCAGGCCGCCCACGACGCGATGAGCGAGGCCCACGGCGCCCTGCGGACGGTCGCCGGGTCGCTCAACAAGATCGCGAACGACCTCCGCCTGCTCGCGTCCGGCCCGCGCAACGGCCTCGGCGAGATCGAACAGCCGGAGAACCAGCCCGGCTCCTCGATCATGCCCGGCAAGATCAACCCCGTCGTCGCGGAGGCCGTCAATCAGGTCCACAAGCAGGTCGTCGGCAACGACGCCGCCGTCTCCGCCGGCGCGGCCGAGGGCCAGATCGACCTCAACCTGTACAAGCCGGTGCTCGCGTACAACTTCCTGCAGTCCGCGGAGCTGCTCGCGAACTCCAGCGAGGCGTTCGCCAACAAGTTCGTCGCCAAGCTGGAAGCCAACGAGGAGCACTGCGAGACGCAGGTCGAGCAGAGCATGGCGCTGGCGACCGCGCTCAACCCCGCCATCGGCTACGACAAGGCCAGCGACGTGGCGAAGACGGCGCTCAAGGAGGACAAGACGGTCCGCGAGGTCGTGCTCGAAAAGGGCTACCTCGACGAGGACGAGGTCGACGAGGTGCTCGACCCCGAGAAGATGACCCACCGCGGCATCCTCGGCGACGACGAGTAG
- a CDS encoding ABC transporter substrate-binding protein: MTEDNGNHDVSRRRILQTTGAAGAVGLVGTAGCLSNITGSGGDGGGDGTLNVLHGWTGGDGATAAEALFSGFEEEHSDVETNIEPIGGGGNENLDTVVSNRLSSNDPPSSFAGWPGRNLEQYDGVLGDVEDVWNDIGDAHVDEAAELCQYNGNYAAVPIGSHRLNCLFYNVSVVEDAGVDPDSLSSVSDLVDALETVSSETDATPMAHAMKAPWTTLQLFAVVLLGQEGYDSYMNFVEGGDAESAVSSALETTREILENYINSDASSIGLTESNGMIMDGSAAFIHQGNWAAGAYKNDDMTYDEDWGFVPFPGTEGMYTFHIDSFIYPTDGEENPTPEVSKTFLRYAGGKQAQIDFNSRKGSIPTRTDVSADEFGPFLTETMEDFANAEELPPTLAHGLAVSPSQMTSLKEVITSEFTGPYNVDAATQGMLDVVQQ; the protein is encoded by the coding sequence ATGACAGAGGACAACGGAAATCACGACGTTTCGCGGCGTAGGATTCTACAAACGACAGGAGCAGCGGGTGCGGTCGGTCTCGTCGGCACCGCCGGCTGCCTCAGCAACATCACCGGCAGTGGCGGCGACGGCGGCGGCGACGGCACCCTCAACGTGCTGCACGGCTGGACCGGTGGCGACGGCGCGACCGCCGCGGAGGCCCTGTTCAGCGGATTCGAGGAGGAGCACTCCGACGTCGAAACGAACATCGAGCCCATCGGCGGCGGCGGCAACGAGAACCTCGACACGGTCGTCAGCAACCGGCTTAGCAGCAACGACCCGCCGAGCTCGTTCGCCGGATGGCCCGGTCGTAACCTGGAGCAGTACGATGGCGTGCTCGGCGACGTCGAGGACGTCTGGAACGACATCGGCGACGCCCACGTCGACGAAGCGGCGGAACTCTGCCAGTATAACGGCAACTACGCCGCCGTCCCGATCGGCTCCCACAGGCTGAACTGCCTGTTCTACAACGTCAGCGTCGTCGAGGACGCGGGCGTCGACCCCGACTCGCTGTCGTCGGTCTCCGACCTCGTCGATGCGCTGGAGACGGTCTCGTCCGAGACGGACGCGACGCCGATGGCCCACGCGATGAAGGCCCCGTGGACGACCCTGCAGCTGTTCGCGGTCGTCCTGCTCGGGCAGGAAGGCTACGACTCCTACATGAACTTCGTCGAGGGCGGCGACGCCGAGAGCGCGGTCAGCAGCGCGCTGGAGACGACGAGGGAGATCCTGGAGAACTACATCAACTCCGACGCTTCCTCCATCGGTCTCACCGAGTCCAACGGCATGATCATGGACGGGAGCGCGGCGTTCATCCACCAGGGTAACTGGGCGGCCGGCGCCTACAAGAACGACGACATGACCTACGACGAGGACTGGGGCTTCGTCCCGTTCCCCGGCACCGAGGGCATGTACACGTTCCACATCGACTCGTTCATCTACCCGACCGACGGGGAGGAGAACCCCACGCCCGAGGTGTCGAAGACGTTCCTCCGCTACGCCGGCGGGAAGCAGGCCCAGATCGACTTCAACAGCCGCAAGGGGTCGATCCCGACGCGGACGGACGTCTCCGCGGATGAGTTCGGGCCGTTCCTCACCGAGACGATGGAGGACTTCGCCAACGCGGAGGAGCTCCCGCCGACGCTCGCGCACGGTCTCGCCGTGAGCCCGTCGCAGATGACCAGCCTCAAGGAGGTCATCACGTCGGAGTTCACCGGCCCCTACAACGTCGACGCAGCAACCCAGGGAATGCTGGACGTCGTCCAGCAGTAA
- a CDS encoding carbohydrate ABC transporter permease translates to MRYLLTAIRRLLASKRNEEVRADGGTVEGSEQAARDDGSGLFDSDLVESSPFWLPPFLLMGFFVYGAIAWNLLISLTDHTGFGEIDYSSLDFEMYSRAFSDPQFIFAARNTVVLIVGFIGVCLVIGLLLAILLDRQIRFKNGFRTIYLLPMSLSFVVTAQFWLWMYNVNSGIINQILGLVGLGPYNWIGNPELILGAVIFALVWQFSGYTMVVYLATLQSIPNAHYEAARVDGASTIKMYWRVIIPQLRNAMISATVVLMVFALKAFDFLYALVGGYRPPKGADILPTLMVRMAYQNNEWAYGSAIAILLFLLALGIVAPYLYHQHKHGNL, encoded by the coding sequence ATGCGTTATTTATTGACAGCAATACGACGGCTACTCGCAAGCAAACGCAACGAGGAGGTGCGCGCGGACGGCGGTACCGTAGAGGGGTCCGAGCAGGCCGCTCGGGACGACGGCAGCGGGCTGTTCGACAGCGACCTCGTAGAGTCGAGTCCGTTCTGGCTGCCGCCGTTCCTGCTGATGGGCTTTTTCGTGTACGGCGCGATCGCCTGGAACCTGCTCATCTCGCTGACGGACCACACCGGGTTCGGCGAGATCGACTACTCGAGCCTCGACTTCGAGATGTACTCGCGGGCGTTCAGCGACCCGCAGTTCATCTTCGCGGCGAGGAACACGGTCGTCCTGATCGTCGGGTTCATCGGAGTGTGTCTCGTCATCGGGCTCTTGCTTGCGATCCTGCTCGACCGCCAGATCCGGTTCAAGAACGGATTCCGGACGATCTACCTCCTGCCGATGAGCCTGTCGTTCGTCGTCACCGCGCAGTTCTGGCTCTGGATGTACAACGTCAACAGCGGGATCATCAATCAGATCCTCGGCCTGGTCGGCCTCGGGCCCTACAACTGGATCGGGAACCCCGAACTGATTCTCGGCGCGGTGATCTTCGCGCTGGTGTGGCAGTTCAGCGGCTACACGATGGTCGTCTACCTCGCCACGCTCCAGTCCATCCCGAACGCGCACTACGAAGCGGCTCGCGTCGACGGCGCGAGCACGATCAAGATGTACTGGCGGGTCATCATCCCGCAGTTGAGAAACGCGATGATCAGCGCGACGGTCGTACTGATGGTGTTCGCGCTCAAAGCGTTCGACTTCCTGTACGCGCTCGTCGGCGGGTACCGGCCGCCCAAGGGGGCGGACATCCTGCCGACGCTGATGGTGCGTATGGCGTACCAGAACAACGAGTGGGCGTACGGTTCCGCGATCGCCATCCTGCTGTTCCTGCTCGCGCTCGGCATCGTCGCACCGTACCTCTACCACCAGCACAAACACGGTAACCTATGA
- a CDS encoding carbohydrate ABC transporter permease, with amino-acid sequence MTGETTTDERTESGFDFDAKRLGLYATLALLVGFFLGPIEMGLVTSLKSDPTAGVPFLPPSASGLTFEKWGTAFEALSSGLFNSVIMAVPATVFSALLGSMAAYGLTQISWKGQIPILSLFVAAIFIPYQAVLVPLTQFWSIYFPLTDLLWFVWAGLGISEEYGELLKLIITHIAYGIPICTILFRSFYKGMSEEMIEAARLDGASIRRIYRRIVLPLSTPMFAVVLIYQFTQIWNELLFALILISSGTSEAAPVTLVLAGLGESQEGLDFALRMAGALLTALPTLIVYVLFGEEFAEGAAT; translated from the coding sequence ATGACAGGGGAAACGACGACCGACGAACGGACCGAGAGCGGTTTCGACTTCGACGCCAAGCGCCTCGGCCTCTACGCGACGCTGGCCCTGCTGGTCGGCTTCTTCCTGGGGCCGATCGAGATGGGGCTGGTCACCTCGCTGAAATCCGACCCGACGGCGGGCGTACCGTTCCTGCCGCCGTCCGCGAGCGGGCTCACGTTCGAGAAGTGGGGGACGGCGTTCGAGGCGCTCTCGTCCGGCCTGTTCAACAGCGTCATCATGGCCGTGCCGGCGACCGTGTTCTCGGCGCTGCTCGGGAGCATGGCCGCGTACGGCCTCACGCAGATCAGCTGGAAGGGGCAGATCCCGATCCTCTCGCTGTTCGTGGCCGCGATCTTCATCCCGTACCAGGCAGTGCTGGTGCCGCTGACCCAGTTCTGGTCGATCTACTTCCCGCTGACCGACCTGCTGTGGTTCGTGTGGGCGGGCCTCGGCATTTCAGAGGAGTACGGCGAACTGCTCAAGCTGATCATCACGCACATCGCCTACGGGATCCCCATCTGTACGATCCTGTTCAGGTCGTTCTACAAGGGGATGTCCGAGGAGATGATCGAGGCGGCGCGCCTCGACGGCGCGAGCATCCGGCGGATCTACCGGCGGATCGTCCTGCCGCTGTCCACGCCGATGTTCGCCGTCGTCCTCATCTATCAGTTCACCCAGATCTGGAACGAGCTGCTGTTCGCGCTCATCCTGATATCCAGCGGAACCAGCGAGGCCGCGCCGGTGACGCTGGTGCTGGCGGGTCTCGGCGAGTCCCAGGAAGGCCTGGACTTCGCGCTCCGGATGGCCGGGGCGCTGCTCACGGCGCTGCCCACCCTGATCGTCTACGTCTTGTTCGGCGAGGAGTTCGCCGAGGGAGCGGCAACATGA
- a CDS encoding ABC transporter ATP-binding protein — MAELTLDHLTKVFTDDDGSDIVAVDDVSVDIDDGDFLVLVGPSGCGKSTTLRMVAGLETVTSGEIRLGGTLLNEKKPSDRDIAMVFQSYALYPHMTVRDNMAFGLEESTDMPDDEIQARVEEAASMMGIAELLDRKPSELSGGQQQRVALGRAIVRDPEVFLMDEPLSNLDAKLRAQMRTELQRIQEDLSTTTIYVTHDQTEAMTMGDQIAVLDDGQLQQVGTPLECYHEPNNEFVAGFIGEPSMNFFDVEKRDRTLVHDDFEYPLSTETAQAVEGKKDLTLGIRPEDIELTSDGSGDHYFQTTVDVVEPMGDENNIHLTFDGSAGTRTFTVTVSGMRHVEAGQPAVAHIPEEAIHIFDGNTGEALRNRRLDSVETLEPKI, encoded by the coding sequence ATGGCAGAACTCACACTGGACCACCTGACGAAAGTATTCACGGACGACGACGGCAGCGACATCGTCGCCGTCGACGACGTGTCCGTCGACATCGACGACGGGGACTTCCTCGTGCTCGTCGGCCCCTCGGGCTGCGGTAAGTCGACGACGCTGCGGATGGTCGCCGGGCTCGAGACCGTCACGAGCGGCGAGATCCGCCTCGGCGGCACGCTGCTGAACGAGAAGAAGCCGTCGGACCGGGACATCGCGATGGTGTTCCAGTCCTACGCGCTGTACCCGCACATGACCGTCCGCGACAACATGGCCTTCGGGCTGGAGGAGTCGACGGACATGCCCGACGACGAGATACAGGCGCGCGTCGAGGAGGCCGCCTCGATGATGGGCATCGCCGAACTGCTCGACCGGAAGCCGAGCGAGCTCTCCGGCGGCCAGCAGCAGCGCGTCGCGCTGGGCCGCGCCATCGTGCGCGACCCCGAGGTGTTCCTGATGGACGAGCCGCTGTCGAACCTGGACGCGAAGCTCCGCGCGCAGATGCGGACGGAGCTCCAGCGCATCCAGGAGGACCTGAGCACGACGACGATCTACGTCACTCACGACCAGACGGAGGCGATGACGATGGGCGACCAGATCGCCGTCCTCGACGACGGCCAGCTCCAGCAGGTCGGCACGCCGCTTGAGTGTTACCACGAGCCGAACAACGAGTTCGTCGCCGGCTTCATCGGGGAGCCGTCGATGAACTTCTTCGACGTCGAGAAGCGGGACCGGACGCTCGTCCACGACGACTTCGAGTACCCGCTCTCCACCGAGACGGCGCAGGCCGTCGAGGGGAAGAAGGACCTCACGCTCGGCATCCGGCCGGAGGACATCGAACTCACGTCCGACGGGAGCGGCGACCACTACTTCCAGACGACGGTGGACGTCGTCGAACCGATGGGCGACGAGAACAACATCCACCTCACGTTCGACGGGAGCGCCGGCACGCGCACGTTCACCGTGACGGTCAGCGGGATGCGTCACGTCGAAGCCGGGCAGCCGGCGGTCGCGCACATCCCGGAGGAGGCGATCCACATCTTCGACGGCAACACCGGCGAGGCCCTGCGGAACCGCCGCCTCGACTCCGTCGAGACGCTCGAACCGAAGATCTAG
- the fen gene encoding flap endonuclease-1, with amino-acid sequence MGNSDLRDLAVIEPVPFDDLSGAVVGVDAHNWLYRYLTTTVRWTSDDAYTTADGTEVANLIGVVQGLPKFFDHDVTPVFVFDGGPSELKQAEIEERREARAEREERLEDARERGDAVEAARLDSQTQRLTDVIHRTTRELLRRLDVPIVEAPAEGEAQAAHMARQEAIDYAGTEDYDALLFGSPVTLRQLTSKGDPERMDFQATLDRHDLTWEQLVDVGILCGTDFNEGVTGIGPKTAVKAVKEHGDLWGVLEARDAYVENADVVRTLFLNPTVTDDYEFDREIDPDLAAAREYVTEEWGVAPDEVERGFERIEESVSQTGLDRWT; translated from the coding sequence ATGGGTAACTCGGACCTGCGCGACCTCGCCGTCATCGAGCCGGTCCCGTTCGACGACCTGAGCGGGGCCGTCGTCGGCGTCGACGCGCACAACTGGCTGTACCGCTACCTGACGACGACGGTCCGCTGGACGAGCGACGACGCCTACACGACCGCCGACGGGACGGAGGTAGCGAACCTGATCGGTGTCGTCCAGGGCCTCCCGAAGTTCTTCGATCACGACGTGACGCCCGTGTTCGTCTTCGACGGCGGCCCCTCGGAACTGAAGCAGGCGGAGATCGAGGAGCGCCGCGAGGCACGGGCCGAGCGCGAGGAGCGCCTCGAAGACGCCCGCGAGCGCGGCGACGCGGTCGAGGCGGCGCGGCTCGACTCCCAGACCCAGCGCCTCACCGACGTCATCCACCGGACGACGCGGGAACTGCTCCGTCGCCTCGACGTCCCCATCGTCGAAGCGCCCGCCGAGGGCGAGGCGCAGGCCGCCCACATGGCCCGACAGGAGGCCATCGACTACGCCGGGACGGAGGACTACGACGCCCTGCTGTTCGGCTCGCCCGTGACGCTCCGGCAACTGACCAGCAAGGGCGACCCCGAGCGGATGGACTTCCAGGCGACGCTCGACCGACACGACCTCACCTGGGAGCAACTGGTCGACGTGGGCATCCTCTGCGGGACGGACTTCAACGAGGGCGTCACCGGCATCGGCCCGAAGACGGCGGTGAAAGCCGTCAAGGAGCACGGCGACCTCTGGGGCGTGTTGGAGGCCCGCGACGCCTACGTGGAGAACGCCGACGTGGTGCGGACGCTGTTTCTGAACCCGACGGTGACGGACGACTACGAGTTCGACCGGGAGATCGACCCGGACCTCGCGGCCGCCCGCGAGTACGTCACAGAGGAGTGGGGCGTCGCTCCCGACGAGGTCGAACGCGGGTTCGAACGGATAGAAGAGTCGGTCAGCCAGACCGGGCTCGACCGCTGGACCTAG
- a CDS encoding cold-shock protein yields the protein MPQGTVAFFHDRKGYGFIETDEEEEDIFFHMEDVGGPDLEEGQEVEFDIEQADKGPRAVNLERL from the coding sequence ATGCCACAAGGAACGGTGGCCTTCTTCCACGACCGGAAGGGCTACGGGTTCATCGAGACGGACGAGGAGGAGGAGGACATCTTCTTCCACATGGAGGACGTCGGCGGCCCGGACCTGGAGGAGGGACAGGAGGTCGAGTTCGACATCGAGCAGGCCGACAAGGGGCCGCGAGCGGTCAACCTGGAACGCCTCTGA
- a CDS encoding DUF7344 domain-containing protein, whose amino-acid sequence MANEDDLPPAETTKPPDECVDSAFRQEASVSPADLFGVLADDRTRYALYYLIESDGAASVEEIASRVAERERAARPATADATRRVHTSLYHAKLPKLEDHGFVEYDVDAGTVETTDRAAELTPYLRVAERLESDEFTERP is encoded by the coding sequence ATGGCAAACGAGGACGACCTTCCACCGGCCGAGACCACGAAACCGCCCGACGAGTGCGTCGACAGCGCCTTCCGGCAGGAGGCGTCGGTGTCGCCGGCGGACCTGTTCGGCGTGCTCGCTGACGACCGTACCCGGTACGCGCTGTATTACCTGATCGAGAGCGACGGCGCCGCGTCGGTCGAGGAGATCGCGTCGCGGGTCGCGGAACGAGAGCGCGCCGCGAGGCCGGCGACCGCGGACGCGACTCGACGCGTCCACACGAGCCTCTACCACGCGAAGCTGCCGAAGTTAGAGGACCACGGGTTCGTCGAGTACGACGTCGACGCCGGGACGGTAGAGACGACCGACCGGGCCGCGGAGCTCACGCCCTACCTGCGCGTCGCCGAGCGGTTGGAGAGCGACGAGTTCACCGAGCGCCCGTAG
- a CDS encoding GNAT family N-acetyltransferase — MEFEVLGWPPDGPTLDLDHREFSYAGKFVMSNTGKAVVRDGGSVVAAAAFNEDRTDDSVLWIRYITARQDRRGDGIGPRLADFVADAAADRGYDRVRIAVNNPFAYRALYKARFGYTGETTGIAEVVLERPGDPSEERYRAGLDEFRGRESLSESERALLADASGPPDPVA; from the coding sequence ATGGAGTTCGAGGTCCTCGGCTGGCCGCCGGACGGTCCCACGCTCGATCTCGACCACCGGGAGTTCAGCTACGCCGGCAAGTTCGTCATGTCGAACACGGGGAAAGCCGTGGTTCGCGACGGCGGATCGGTGGTCGCCGCCGCGGCGTTCAACGAGGACCGGACCGACGACTCCGTCCTCTGGATCCGGTACATCACGGCGAGACAGGACCGGCGGGGCGACGGGATCGGCCCTCGACTGGCCGACTTCGTGGCGGACGCGGCGGCGGACCGCGGCTACGACCGGGTCCGGATCGCGGTGAACAACCCGTTCGCGTACCGCGCGCTGTACAAGGCGCGGTTCGGCTACACCGGCGAGACGACCGGCATCGCAGAGGTCGTGCTGGAGCGCCCCGGCGACCCGAGCGAGGAGCGCTACCGCGCCGGACTGGACGAGTTCCGCGGCCGCGAGTCCCTGTCCGAGAGCGAGCGGGCGCTGCTCGCCGACGCGTCGGGGCCGCCGGATCCGGTCGCGTGA
- a CDS encoding RAD55 family ATPase, with translation MGGCFATGVDMLDRELDGGIPAGSVAALSAPPASQSERLLYELTNEQRTLYVTTERAPEPVEAALRETADPGAVRVRGVGGDDPLRELLELARAVADGTLIVVDPAAPLERESEYRAALVDLRKVLREKGSAAVLHCVDGRAVPEGRDVTEYMADLIFDLSVEVERDRLRTRLTVPKFRRGDAPRAALKLDFRRRVTVDNSRDIA, from the coding sequence ATGGGAGGGTGCTTCGCAACCGGCGTCGACATGCTGGACAGGGAACTCGACGGGGGGATACCGGCGGGCAGCGTCGCGGCGCTGTCCGCGCCGCCGGCCAGCCAGTCGGAACGGCTGCTGTACGAACTCACGAACGAGCAGCGGACGCTGTACGTGACGACCGAACGGGCACCGGAGCCCGTCGAGGCGGCCCTGCGCGAGACCGCCGACCCCGGGGCCGTCCGCGTCCGCGGCGTCGGCGGTGACGACCCGCTGCGGGAGCTACTGGAACTGGCCCGAGCGGTCGCCGACGGGACGCTGATCGTCGTCGACCCCGCGGCACCGCTGGAGCGCGAGTCGGAGTACCGCGCCGCGCTGGTCGACCTCCGGAAGGTGCTCCGGGAGAAGGGGAGCGCCGCGGTCCTCCACTGCGTCGACGGTCGCGCTGTCCCCGAGGGACGGGACGTGACCGAGTACATGGCCGACCTGATCTTCGACCTGTCGGTGGAGGTGGAGCGCGACCGCCTCCGGACGCGGCTGACGGTGCCGAAGTTCCGCCGCGGCGACGCCCCGCGGGCCGCGCTCAAGCTCGACTTCCGGCGGCGCGTCACGGTCGACAACAGCCGGGACATCGCCTGA
- the cdd gene encoding cytidine deaminase, producing the protein MDELIEAAREALDEAYVPYSEYRVGAALRTEDGTVYTGCNIENANYSNSLHAEEVAIGSAVRDGHTSFDRVAVTSDRRDGVTPCGMCRQTFAEFCDESFVVICDEGGETTEYELGELLPNTITQDMLD; encoded by the coding sequence ATGGACGAACTGATCGAGGCGGCCCGCGAGGCCCTCGACGAGGCGTACGTCCCGTACTCCGAGTACCGCGTCGGCGCGGCGCTCCGGACCGAGGACGGGACCGTGTACACCGGCTGCAACATCGAGAACGCGAACTACTCGAACAGCCTCCACGCCGAGGAGGTTGCGATCGGGTCGGCCGTCAGGGACGGCCACACCTCGTTCGACCGCGTCGCGGTCACGTCCGACCGGCGCGACGGCGTCACGCCCTGCGGGATGTGCCGGCAGACGTTCGCGGAGTTCTGCGACGAGTCCTTCGTCGTGATCTGCGACGAGGGCGGCGAGACGACCGAGTACGAGCTCGGCGAGCTCCTGCCGAACACCATCACGCAGGACATGCTCGACTGA